ttcctcttaattatattccagaggttttcaatttggtaaaatcaaggaaaaacttcatcattaagcggtctcttatttttttccagagctgtatattttctttttcccGCAAGAACCTTGTACACTGTTACAcaagtcagccataacattaaatccTATAAGAGGTGAAATTAGGCCAAAAGACTTTGTCAGAAGAGTTCTAGAATGGCCTGTAGGATTTTCTGGTATGTAGTGGTCAGTACCTACACAGTAGAATTCATAGTGATAACTTAAGTCACAGTATAATTTTTTCCCCCCAGGAAGTTGTCTTAACATCCACAgatgttttatttgttaaaacaTCATAAACGGGcactcagagtggtccagtggagtAAGGTGCTCTCTCAATGATCTAAGGATCGTAGGTTTGAATCTTGGATCATGCTGCtgcctctctctgtgtgggtaaaTGGcattctctccccacattactgtAAAGGTGATGTTGGACAGCTGATGTATGAGAACTGGGTtacagcacctttatttttataaacattggctacccagtaatgctgcatcagcttgGCCTAACATGTTGGAGGAGGCATTCGCTAATCTTTACCCTGCTATTGTTGGGAGCATTAGTAATGAGGGGGGCCCTATTGAGTGAAAtgagtaattggccttccaaattgggtagaaaataggACAGAAAACCCATCAAGAatgctcccagcatgctctgtggCCACCTTTCTTTTCTGTTGGAGGTTATTCGGGGGCATTAGATTGTTTGTGGGGGGTTGTCTGtgtgttaaatttgtttatttatattactgGGATTTAGTTGTGGTGTTGGGCTGGAAGTTGGTTAAGGGTGTTCACTGTTGAGCCACCATTTTACTCAGGATAAATTTGTAACTGATGTGTGGAAAAGCTAACTTATTTCctgattccaaaaaaaaaattacaacagtaattgtaaatgtaaattaaaataagCACTGTGAAGTAACtggtaattttaaaataataaatattggtggtatatatttttttgctgtatATAATTTGAGTGTACGTTATCCATGACTGttaaaatgaactattatttTGGAGTTggctttaatgttatggctgattttcTTCATACAATATCAGTGATAGAAGTAATAAGATTTAGATATATTTACCATTTCCACATGAATACAGTATGTTACAGTCACTGTCAAGAGAAAGTCAATAAAAGGCAAAACAGTATAACATGTCTTATAATCTTTATATTAGAAAGTTGCAGAAACATTTGAATTACACAAATTCAGATCATCGCTTTCATCATTGTATGTATTCCCTGATTTGTGATGGAATGATCATTCAGAGTTCAAGCATAAGAACAGCTTTAATAAAACATCAGCTGctattaaaatgtaatgtaatttatgaATGCTTGGGGTTTTGCCTTTAGCAGCTtagcagtattttattttaagcatacaaGTAGAGAGAAAGGAGGCAGGACACAGTGCTTTTAAGTTTTCTGAACAATCGTCTCTTCTTAAAATTTCATGAAGGTTTTAGTGATATATATAGCAGAGGATGTCCATCTTTGGCTGCAACGTCTCGTGGTCGATGGTGttgaaaacaaatatttttagtaAAACTATTTTCTGAATGAATCTGTGTCCAGATGCAAGACAAGTAAAGAAACAGCATTATTGCCATCCCTGTAGACTGTTTATACGATGGTTTGACTAAAAAACAAATGAACACTTTCCACAAATGGTGTCAGTCAGGCAGGACATGATTGGTCtctgaagtttgcttctttatTTTTGCGTTATTGAAGCATTGTGTAGTATTGATCCTTTTGATTGAGATTTAGTCTTCATATAAAATGTGGTCTAATTTAGTCAGACTGTTATAAGCTTACACTATCTGTGTCTGCGCTGTGTCTGTGATTTCTAATGAGATTTCTGGCAGTGATGAATACATAACATTTTGTTATTGTGATacaaaaaatactaatattttgTTGACCTCATCATTGCCAACACAGTAAATTCTCCAGTATTTAATCAacactgttttattaaatgttaaatgaacactgagagtgtaaattTTAATACTAACAGTGGTGATTTAACACTGGCGAATTTTCTGACAGCTACACTTACTTACACTTTCTTTACAAATATTATAATTAGTGCAGTTTAACTGAATGCACATTTCAAATAAATATCATTATACTACATGAGGTAGTGTGTCTGAATAGAGATTTTAAATTTGAGAATCTGATGCAtctactgatgcattttgtctgtatGCCAGTGTGTCATGATACATATTGTGCatcatgaaaatgtctttaaatatcatgatgcAATATTTTTTGCATATGGGACGGCCCTACTTAGATCGTACATCCCTGGCTAGATTATTCAAATAAATGTGGAGTGCGATATTTTGTAGAAAACAGCAAATGTAAGGaagttttgggaaaaaaataaatctcatcCCTATTTTAAGCCCTGTGTCAGAGCTTTTAATCCATTAACTGTTATAGTGATGTATTGAGTATGTGAGTATAAGAAATGGCATAAGAAAGAACACATAACAcataaagaaaacagtaaagacaaTGGTTCATTGTGTAAGAATAGGTTTGTCCTTACCATTAATGAAATGTATAAACAGTTggaaattgaaatattttaacAGTACAGTATATGAAGCCTTAATGTTGTCcatattttttgtaaattgtaTAGATAACTGTGTGTTGCAGATGCTCATTATCTGTTAGCTACCCTAGAATTAAAGCTCCAGTGGAAAACTAAAGATGCAAACTGCAGACAACCAACATGTCATCATTGTAAGTCATCTACTGTTTATATACGACCCCAGGAAATTGTCAATTCAATTCTTAGCCAAACCATTACTTTAAGAGCAGCATGAGTAGTGCAGACAAGCAGAGATGAAAGATTCATTGTCCCTGTGAAGGTGAAGTGATGAAAATACATTCTTTTTCTCTGTAAACCGTGACTCGTTTGAAATGGCTGTCAGTAAATGGCCACAAAATGGTTCTGCTGAGTCTGTGAGGGGTCCAGTTGCTGGCCAGCAGGGAGGCCTGTCTCTCCTGAGGCTTTCGCCTGATGGGACACGGGTCTCCTCTGTCCTGTTCCGTTCATGAGGGACAAAACAGCGTCCCGCTGGCCCCAGAACAGTGTCTAGTGCGGTAGCTGCAGCAATGACAGGCAGTCACACACAGTAAAGATGATTGGGTGCAAGACCCTATTACCCTCGCAGCAAGAGTGGGAGGGAGGGTAGaaaatgcttgtgtgtgtgtgtgtgtatgtgcactctctcacacacacatacgcatctGCGTTTGCTAGCAATAAATGAGCAGTGTGCACCCATCCGGAGCGAAACCTAATGGGAAAGCAAAGAGCGTAATTACCTCAGATGATCTGTGCTGCTTTGTCTGCCTCTTTGGAAAATATGGACTGGACATTGTGTGTTCTTTTCATGGAAATTATGATTTTGTGCACTTTATTATTCTGTATGCACTGTTTTTCAAACGGTGTGAAGCATGCCCTTAGGCCTGAGTTTAAAGCTTAAATTGCCTGTGTTGTTCTTGTATTTACTAAGCATTTTGTTGTATTATTCACAAGCTAGAGCAAGCAAGCACAGGCAGAATGGTACTAAACTGAATTCTAAATGTGATCAATGCAAAAATGtgaagttttattttgttttccagcTGAATGTTGGGCAGCTATTTTCATGCAGAGTTCAAACCTTTGGTAAGTAACAGCCTCTCTTCTAACAACCAAAAAGCAGCGTTCCTTAGAACTTTTAAAATTTGCTGCATTTGTGCAGAATagcctcattttctctctctctctttcgtatTCTCTTTTAATGCTCACTGCAGCACTGAGCGTTTTCTGTGCTTTTGCCCGAGGATACCCGGTTCTTTCCTGATCCAAGGCGGCGGAGCTACCCCCAGCTTATGCTTGCAGTAGGCAAAAGAACTGATGAGAGGGGGAGATAACACAGTCAAAGTcattactcctcctcctccttctcctgctgctcctgctgcttaTTTTTCTCCTCCTCACAAAGAGAGACAGCCCTGCCACAGCATCCATTTTCCGTGGGTTTTACCTGCCTTTGGGTCATCACACATAGTCCTGCAAGCTGTAGACGGCCTTGACGTCTTGGGCTCTGTTTCTTGGACTGTTTCTTGGACTGTTTCTTGGACTGTTTCTGGACGGCGAGtagtactgctgctgctgctcctgctccgGTTGAGGCTTCTCTGGCTTGGGCTGGTCCGGCTGCAGTCCGTCCACCTGGAGCTTGTCCTGGTGTGCAGTTTTCTCTTTGTGTTGTTGCTCCTGTGGCTCTGTCTGGCTTTGCTGTTCTCGCCGCTGCTTTTGTTTGTCCCGGTCGTTGGCTATCTGCTCATGCTGCTGGTGTAATAGCTTGTCGGGGTGGGACGAGACAGAATCCAATGGACCGTTTCTTCTTCGTGGGCACGACAAGCAGAAGATCACACCTCCGGCTAAGAAGAACCCTGCTGAAACAAATGCAACATAAACAGCTCCCCCTGGCTCGTATTTGCTGCTCTTAGGAACCTTAGAGTCCAAGAAGGTGGTGATGACCTCGTTGGTGAACCAGGATGCAGGAACAAGGCACAAGACTCCAGCAATGACGAAGCAAGCCCCTGCAGCTATGGCTGTGTGTCCTTTGGAGCGGTGGCTGCCACCCCAGTGGGTACATTTTAGCCCCAAGGCAGCCAGACAGAGTCCAAAAGTGGCCAGCATGCAAGAGAGGACCATCGTGGTGCGTGCGGTCTGGAGATAAGCAGGCAAGGCTAGCACAGAGTACTTGAGCGTACAGCTGAACACTCCAGTACTGTACCACGTGCAGTCCATCCAAAGCCCTTGCATCTGCGAGATCGCCGTCATAATGTTGGAGCCCACGTCTGCGCTCACCTTCCAGTTGGGGAGCAGAGTGGCCACGGTGGCACCCAGGACCCCCAGCAACGCCAGGATGAAGGCGAGCATCTGCATGGTGGACGAAGGCATTGCGGGAGTCCAGCCTCCAGCTCCCCTTCCCCTCGACCGACTCTCACCTTGCGGTGGCCCTCCAATTCCTCGCTCTGCGGCTCCCTATCAGTCCGGCGCAGGTCTTCGCCGCAGATAATTCCTCAGCACAGGCTCCACTGGTCTGCGATAAAGAGCGAAATGAGAATTGAACCAAGCGAGCAAGCATGACGTTCTGACAGATGAGGCACAGGGGGCTGGTGCCTGCCAAAAGGGActctctattttactgggattttttttttgctccctcCCCTCTGTTTTTTAGAACATTAGCGCTCAACCGGCACCGCATTTTGCCTTTCAtgccagtgattttttttgtagcgTTTATGAAAGCCTAAtcattttttatgcttttacaGCTGCAAAGCAACCTTTTGGCAATAAGCGATGGGGTTACAACAACCCTCTTGTCAAAAATTGCAAGGTAAAATACAACTACACAAAAATTCAATTTACAGTCTTGACAGGCACGCAAGTTTTATGAGAGTTAATTGATTTTTTCTCTTATCTCTCCCAACCATATGACAACACAGAGCCTTAGAAAAAATTTAATCGCCCCTTCCTTTTGTCGTTCTTCTTTTGCTGGTTTGGTAATTTGTAGATAAGGGCATGCACGTATTTGAAAGGAGCATTTATATTTACCTTCTTGGTGACGATTGCTGCGTGCTATGGTGCTGCAGTCAGTTCGCAAAGATCTACCGGTAAGAAACAGAAGAATCCGCTcactaaaaaacaagaaaaacagtaGGATGGTCAGCTTTTTCCACTCTGACTTCATGAAGTATGTTTTATTGTCTTTCTATTGTattgctttaaagaaaaaaaataataataaagaacacCTCAATGTTCGTCCTTGGTGTGAATGAAGCAGAACTAATGGTTGTCCACAGTGCCGCAAGCCTGAAGACTGAAGCTTCTCACCTGAAGGTCGTTCCCTCACTGAGGCAGTGCAGAACAAAAGTGCCGcaagcaaaaaaacacaaaacaataataaacgtTCATTTCCTCTGCATACAGTAATCTCACAACCTCAAAGAACAGCCTGGAAATGAACTTCTGTTACCTGTGACAACTGTGAAATTACGTATGACGTAGCCATATTACATCAGGAATATGGTGCAGTGAGCATGTGCTGAACCGCAATTGACATATACTGCCGGTTCCTTTTTCCCCTGTAATGCAGATGGAGAAAATTATAGTGTGCACAAGCTCTGTCTTTAAGCACTTTGATGAGAATGTTTGGATGCTATACACAAGACAAGTCTAAGGCAGTGAATAACATGATCCCCAGTAAtcgtatttattcatttaaacaaagTCTCCCACAGGGCCACCCACACAGATATGGTTGTAGGGTAAACATGCAATTATACATAATTTTACACCCCCGTCCACTTCCCATCTTAAAGCTTTAGCATGAAAAAAAAGTGAGTGCAGGACACAAAGCTGCTCGCAAAAGTTTGAAGAAATGGCAGAGAAACGCCATTTAACACCGGGGTAAAAAAAGACCAACATAAATTCGGATATAGGGTGTGGAATTATTTTTCTGCATGAATAACCTTAAAACTAGTGGTGTGCAGTAAGCCCCTTCTAACCCTTCCGAGAAGAGGTGACAATAAGGGGATgtaataattacatcatttttaatcagaaaatatatattataaatattgtaagtgtaagcataTGTTAAacattacctaaaataaaaaacagcaactaattcaaagaaTTAGTCTGTGTTGTTCAGTTgatacaggactcttatctgaccgACGGCGGTACTAACCAATCAAGGTGTACCACTGTATTAACTGCATGTCACTGCTCAAAACAATCCAAAGACTATAAATTGCCcctttatgcaaaaaaaatgagactacctaaaaatgaggagtttctttatttttaccaaattaaaaacctctggaatataataaggaggaagatggaggatcaaaACCAAGCTAAACAGCTTGAACTGCAAAAGCAACTtttcttcaaactttatgaatatgaacttgttttatttgcattatttgatgtctgaaagctctgcatcttttttgttatttcagccatttctcatgaatatttttatttggaatttgggagaaatgttatctgtattttatagaataaaacaccaatgttcattttatttaaacatatacctagaagtagcaaaatcagagaaactgattcagaaactgaagtggtctcttaatttttctaaGGTAATTGATAATATGAGTAAGTACCATTTAGGGCTGTTGTTATTATATGTATCTCTTTAGTTAATACTGTTttgtacaaaatatacaaaatgacCAAGTTACCATTTTGTAAAAAGAGTGTGCATGAGTCCTCTGTGTGGACAATTTTCTGACAGCATGACACAAATTGTATTGTAAAAACCTCACAATTAAAGGATTAGCATGAAGTTTACTTCTTTATCTCATGCAGCAGAATTCAGTGCAGTTTGCTGAATCAGTTACATACCACACAGATATTAACAAGCTAAAAAAACAGTGATACTCTTGTATCATACATTGTTAAGGTTTCTTTTTCTGTCATTTCTTTTATGTATACTGAGATTTGAGTATACCCACATCACCCAGCCCTACAATGACAACAGACATCAGTTTTATAACATTTACAGACATgaagatcaggcccaaaaaaatccagcctgactctatctgagcctgtgcacattctgcccgagcccgacctggtccctaaactgtcattatgatccAGAGCCCAATGTAAACGCAATATTATTTATGATAACTGATCTTTTTAACTGCAATActgaaaacagagacagagggcTGAAAAACTAAACTCCAATACCATACTACCACTACAAAAAGTGGTAGGATGGTATCTCAAATTATCAAATAAATCACAAAAAACAAGGATTTTAGTGCCTTTCATATTGCAGGACTTTTGCAAATAGAGAATGCCAGTGGAACAGTATAGGTGTACCAAGGTTTCAGTGACC
This genomic interval from Astyanax mexicanus isolate ESR-SI-001 chromosome 1, AstMex3_surface, whole genome shotgun sequence contains the following:
- the LOC103030598 gene encoding claudin-20, whose translation is MPSSTMQMLAFILALLGVLGATVATLLPNWKVSADVGSNIMTAISQMQGLWMDCTWYSTGVFSCTLKYSVLALPAYLQTARTTMVLSCMLATFGLCLAALGLKCTHWGGSHRSKGHTAIAAGACFVIAGVLCLVPASWFTNEVITTFLDSKVPKSSKYEPGGAVYVAFVSAGFFLAGGVIFCLSCPRRRNGPLDSVSSHPDKLLHQQHEQIANDRDKQKQRREQQSQTEPQEQQHKEKTAHQDKLQVDGLQPDQPKPEKPQPEQEQQQQYYSPSRNSPRNSPRNSPRNRAQDVKAVYSLQDYV